Proteins encoded in a region of the Haloglomus salinum genome:
- a CDS encoding NAD(P)/FAD-dependent oxidoreductase, with protein sequence MTREVVIVGGGTGGSVLANDLADRFEAEIDAGDVRVTLVNDSEDHVYKPVWLYVPFGKREPSDGRRPLRDLVDSRVDVVVDRVTDIDTDAQRLTYRDGGGPGRYDKLVLATGSTLAPDEIPGLAGGGHNYYTEEGALALQDELLSFTEGHLVLSVIGSPHMCPAAPLEFVFMADDWFRKRGLRDDIDITYTYPIQRVHGNPHIAEWAEPLMEDRGINVETFFNAEEIDAENGVMTSMEGGELDYDLLVAIPPHRGIDLVEDAGLGDRGWVEVDSETLEAEHADNVYALGDTADAGVPKAGSVAHYQAGVVAQRIASELRDRPATETYDGKTLCFVETGMDAASYVEFDYENPPSPATPSKKLHWAKLAYNESYWLTARGLL encoded by the coding sequence ATGACACGGGAGGTCGTCATCGTCGGCGGCGGGACGGGTGGGTCCGTCCTCGCCAACGACCTCGCCGACCGGTTCGAGGCAGAGATCGACGCGGGCGACGTGCGCGTCACGCTCGTCAACGACAGCGAGGACCACGTCTACAAACCCGTCTGGCTGTACGTCCCGTTCGGCAAGCGCGAGCCGTCGGACGGCCGGCGGCCGCTCCGCGACCTCGTCGACAGCCGCGTCGACGTCGTCGTCGACCGCGTCACGGACATCGACACGGACGCCCAGCGCCTGACCTACCGCGACGGTGGCGGGCCCGGCCGGTACGACAAACTGGTGCTCGCCACGGGGTCGACCCTGGCGCCCGACGAGATTCCCGGCCTCGCCGGGGGCGGGCACAACTACTACACCGAGGAGGGCGCGCTGGCGCTGCAGGACGAACTGCTCTCGTTCACCGAGGGCCACCTCGTCCTGAGCGTCATCGGGTCGCCACACATGTGCCCCGCGGCGCCGCTGGAGTTCGTCTTCATGGCGGACGACTGGTTCCGCAAGCGCGGGCTCCGTGATGACATCGACATCACGTACACCTATCCCATCCAGCGGGTCCACGGCAACCCCCACATCGCGGAGTGGGCCGAGCCGCTGATGGAGGACCGCGGTATCAACGTCGAGACGTTCTTCAACGCCGAGGAGATCGACGCCGAGAACGGCGTGATGACCTCGATGGAGGGCGGGGAACTCGACTACGACCTGCTCGTCGCCATCCCGCCCCACCGCGGCATCGACCTCGTCGAGGACGCCGGCCTGGGCGACCGCGGGTGGGTCGAGGTCGACAGCGAGACCCTGGAGGCCGAGCATGCGGACAACGTCTACGCGCTCGGTGACACCGCCGACGCGGGCGTCCCGAAGGCCGGCAGCGTCGCGCACTACCAGGCCGGCGTGGTGGCCCAGCGCATCGCCAGCGAGTTGCGGGACCGTCCGGCGACGGAAACCTACGACGGCAAGACGCTCTGCTTCGTCGAGACCGGGATGGACGCGGCCTCGTACGTCGAGTTCGACTACGAGAACCCGCCGTCGCCGGCCACGCCGTCGAAGAAGCTCCACTGGGCGAAGCTCGCGTACAA
- a CDS encoding sulfurtransferase TusA family protein → MSETQAEKTVDARGAACPGPLMDLVGAIREVDSGSVVALLSDNDQSLVDVPEWADESGNEVVATEEEDDYYRILVRKA, encoded by the coding sequence ATGAGCGAGACACAGGCGGAGAAGACGGTCGATGCGCGCGGGGCGGCCTGCCCCGGCCCCCTGATGGACCTCGTCGGCGCCATCCGCGAGGTCGACTCCGGCAGCGTGGTCGCACTGCTGAGCGACAACGACCAGTCGCTGGTCGACGTGCCGGAGTGGGCCGACGAATCCGGGAACGAGGTCGTCGCGACGGAAGAGGAGGACGACTACTACCGTATCCTCGTGAGGAAAGCATGA
- a CDS encoding M20 family metallopeptidase, with protein MAPTAPTAATAYLSGERVVDIADDLLGVDSRNPPGDTRELAALVESFLDDLGLATERVTVDPAKPNLLATIPGERDRTLLFNGHLDTVPFDADEWTHDPLGERDGDRLYGRGATDMKGPFAAMLHAAEAFVETDTTPPVDLAFAFVSDEETGGGAGVGALLERGAVDADACVIGETTCAGGNHSVTVADRGSIWLTLRASGEAAHGSRPMLGGNAIDRLWAAITAIRSRLPARDLDLPAAMDTIVEESVAYYEPTMGAETARTLFEHPTVNLGTIEGGESINTVPPSATAELDIRLAAGVETPAVLADIRDCLDDYPHVTVADTSWSVGTYEPPDSPLVEAVASLAADVTDERVYRRSATGGGDAKKFRNAGIPTVEFALGTDTVHAVDEYTTVDALAGTAEVYTRLPAADADAVD; from the coding sequence ATGGCCCCCACCGCACCGACGGCGGCGACCGCGTACCTCTCCGGCGAGCGCGTCGTCGACATCGCGGATGACCTGCTCGGGGTCGATTCCCGGAACCCGCCGGGCGACACCCGCGAACTCGCTGCCCTCGTCGAATCGTTCCTGGACGACCTCGGCCTCGCGACCGAGCGCGTCACGGTTGACCCGGCGAAGCCGAACCTGCTCGCCACCATCCCCGGCGAGCGCGACCGGACGCTACTGTTCAACGGCCACCTCGACACGGTCCCGTTCGACGCCGACGAGTGGACCCACGACCCGCTCGGCGAGCGCGACGGCGACCGGCTCTACGGGCGCGGCGCGACCGACATGAAGGGGCCGTTCGCGGCCATGCTCCACGCCGCAGAAGCGTTCGTCGAAACGGACACGACACCACCCGTCGACCTCGCGTTCGCGTTCGTGAGCGACGAGGAGACCGGTGGGGGCGCCGGGGTCGGCGCACTGCTGGAACGTGGTGCCGTCGACGCCGACGCCTGTGTCATCGGCGAGACGACCTGTGCCGGCGGGAACCACTCCGTGACCGTCGCCGACCGCGGGAGCATCTGGCTCACGCTCCGGGCGAGCGGCGAGGCCGCCCACGGCTCCCGGCCGATGCTCGGGGGGAACGCCATCGACCGGCTCTGGGCCGCGATTACGGCCATCCGGAGCCGCCTCCCGGCCCGCGACCTCGACCTGCCGGCCGCGATGGACACCATCGTCGAGGAATCGGTGGCCTACTACGAGCCGACGATGGGCGCCGAGACGGCCCGGACGCTGTTCGAGCATCCGACCGTCAACCTCGGCACCATCGAGGGCGGCGAGAGCATCAACACGGTCCCGCCGTCGGCGACCGCCGAACTCGACATCCGGCTTGCCGCCGGCGTCGAGACGCCCGCGGTGCTGGCCGATATCCGTGACTGCCTGGACGACTACCCGCACGTGACCGTCGCGGACACGAGCTGGTCGGTCGGCACCTACGAGCCGCCGGACAGCCCGCTGGTCGAGGCGGTCGCCTCGCTCGCCGCGGACGTGACCGACGAGCGCGTCTACCGCCGGAGTGCCACCGGCGGCGGCGACGCCAAGAAGTTCCGCAACGCCGGCATCCCGACCGTCGAGTTCGCGCTCGGGACCGACACCGTCCACGCCGTCGACGAGTACACCACCGTCGACGCGCTCGCCGGGACCGCCGAGGTCTACACCCGCCTGCCAGCGGCCGACGCCGACGCGGTCGACTGA
- a CDS encoding YeeE/YedE family protein encodes MSANTGRHPLFLPVILVGGLIFGFGLGFSQMARPEVVLNFLTFEDLGLLFVMGGGSVVAGLAFWLVPHLRDGAPLTGRSYKRRLKSFDRRVLVGGSIFGVGWGLAGICPGAAYASLGVGNWPILYAIAGMFLGAYVQGVWRSHRADDSASPTPSDD; translated from the coding sequence ATGAGCGCGAACACAGGCCGGCATCCGCTGTTCCTGCCGGTCATCCTGGTCGGTGGGCTCATCTTCGGCTTCGGCCTCGGCTTCAGCCAGATGGCCCGCCCGGAGGTCGTGCTGAACTTCCTCACCTTCGAGGACCTCGGCCTGCTGTTCGTGATGGGCGGCGGCTCGGTGGTCGCCGGCCTCGCGTTCTGGCTGGTCCCGCACTTGCGCGACGGGGCGCCCCTCACCGGGCGCTCCTACAAGCGCCGGCTGAAGTCGTTCGACCGGCGGGTCCTCGTCGGTGGGAGCATCTTCGGCGTCGGCTGGGGCCTCGCCGGTATCTGTCCCGGCGCGGCCTACGCCAGCCTCGGGGTGGGTAACTGGCCCATCCTCTACGCCATCGCCGGGATGTTCCTCGGCGCGTACGTGCAGGGGGTCTGGCGCAGCCACCGCGCCGACGATTCGGCCAGCCCCACACCGAGCGACGACTGA
- a CDS encoding YeeE/YedE family protein translates to MLSGLLGLEAFFPNGVSHYAIGGLLVGLGTAVIYYGTGIPAGASTFLESTLSYVSDRDRFQQYRASRDWRVVFTVGIVLGAAVYAVLFQGGAWTTEVAPWRLFVGGTLVGVGTRVGKGCTSGHGICGVGSVSRTSIVGVATFMLVAIVTANIVAALGVTP, encoded by the coding sequence ATGCTCAGTGGACTACTCGGGCTGGAGGCGTTCTTCCCCAACGGCGTCAGTCACTACGCCATCGGCGGCCTGCTCGTCGGACTCGGGACGGCCGTCATCTACTACGGGACCGGGATTCCCGCCGGCGCGAGTACGTTCCTGGAGTCGACCCTGTCGTACGTCTCCGACCGGGACCGGTTCCAGCAGTACCGCGCCTCGCGTGACTGGCGTGTCGTCTTCACCGTCGGCATCGTCCTCGGGGCGGCCGTCTACGCCGTCCTCTTCCAGGGCGGCGCGTGGACGACCGAGGTCGCCCCGTGGCGGCTGTTCGTCGGCGGGACGCTCGTCGGCGTCGGCACCCGCGTCGGGAAGGGCTGTACCTCCGGCCACGGCATCTGTGGCGTCGGCTCGGTCTCCCGGACGTCCATCGTCGGCGTGGCGACGTTCATGCTCGTCGCTATCGTGACCGCCAACATCGTCGCCGCGCTGGGGGTGACACCATGA
- a CDS encoding MBL fold metallo-hydrolase, which yields MNPDELGVEMPDVTVESTSPEQLKARIDDGEEVTLLDTRMSSEFEEWAIEGENVEAINVPYFEFLDEEIDEEVLEQLPEDEHMTVLCAKGGSSEYVAAELQVRGYDVDHLEDGMNGWASIYEAEEVTDYDGAGTVVQYQRPSSGCLGYMVYDSDEAAVIDPLRAFTDRYLEDAEELGVELTYAIDTHIHADHISGVRALADEGVEGVVPEAAADRGVTYTDQVTLAEDGDEFDVGDATIETVFTPGHTTGMTSYLVDDSVLATGDGLFIESVARPDLEEGDDGAPDAARMLYESLQERVLTLDDDVLVGGAHFSDAAEPAEDGTYTAPIGDLVDRMDALSMDEDDFVDLVLADMPPRPANYEDIIATNLGQQEADDEEAFTLELGPNNCAASQDALTSD from the coding sequence ATGAACCCGGACGAGTTGGGCGTCGAGATGCCCGACGTGACCGTCGAATCGACCAGTCCCGAGCAGCTCAAGGCCCGTATCGACGATGGGGAGGAGGTCACCCTCCTGGATACCCGGATGTCGAGCGAGTTCGAGGAGTGGGCCATCGAGGGAGAGAACGTCGAGGCCATCAACGTCCCGTACTTCGAGTTCCTCGACGAGGAGATCGACGAGGAGGTCCTCGAGCAGCTGCCCGAGGACGAGCACATGACCGTCCTCTGCGCGAAGGGTGGCTCCAGCGAGTACGTCGCCGCCGAACTGCAGGTGCGCGGCTACGACGTCGACCACCTCGAGGACGGGATGAACGGCTGGGCCTCCATCTACGAGGCCGAGGAGGTCACCGACTACGACGGCGCCGGCACGGTCGTCCAGTACCAGCGCCCCTCCAGCGGGTGCCTCGGCTACATGGTCTACGACAGTGACGAGGCCGCCGTCATCGACCCACTGCGCGCGTTCACGGACCGCTATCTCGAGGACGCCGAGGAACTCGGCGTCGAGCTGACGTACGCCATCGACACCCACATCCACGCCGACCACATCTCCGGCGTGCGCGCCCTCGCCGACGAGGGCGTCGAGGGGGTCGTCCCCGAGGCCGCCGCCGACCGTGGCGTCACCTACACCGACCAGGTGACCCTCGCGGAGGACGGCGACGAGTTCGATGTCGGCGACGCGACCATCGAGACCGTCTTCACGCCCGGGCACACGACCGGGATGACGAGCTACCTCGTCGACGACAGCGTGCTCGCGACGGGTGACGGCCTCTTCATCGAGAGCGTCGCCCGGCCGGACCTCGAGGAGGGCGACGACGGCGCGCCCGACGCGGCCCGGATGCTCTACGAGAGCCTGCAGGAGCGCGTCCTCACCCTGGACGACGACGTGCTGGTCGGCGGCGCCCACTTCAGTGACGCCGCCGAGCCCGCCGAGGACGGCACCTACACGGCTCCCATTGGCGACCTCGTCGACCGGATGGACGCGCTGTCGATGGACGAGGACGACTTCGTCGATCTGGTCCTGGCGGACATGCCACCCCGCCCGGCCAACTACGAGGACATCATCGCGACGAACCTGGGACAGCAGGAGGCCGACGACGAGGAGGCGTTCACCCTCGAGCTCGGCCCGAACAACTGCGCAGCCAGCCAGGATGCGCTCACCAGTGACTGA
- a CDS encoding sulfurtransferase TusA family protein, protein MSTETPTETLDVKGQNCPMPVVKTKGAFDGLTPGGTLEVVATDSGSMSDIAGWADSTDDAELVDQEEDTEDGEAVYKHYIRKTE, encoded by the coding sequence ATGAGCACGGAAACACCTACCGAGACGCTCGACGTGAAGGGACAGAACTGCCCGATGCCGGTCGTCAAGACCAAGGGAGCCTTCGACGGGCTCACCCCCGGCGGGACGCTGGAGGTGGTCGCGACCGACTCCGGGAGCATGAGCGACATCGCGGGCTGGGCCGACTCCACCGACGATGCGGAACTCGTCGACCAGGAGGAGGACACCGAGGACGGCGAGGCCGTCTACAAGCACTACATCCGCAAGACCGAGTGA
- a CDS encoding DsrE/DsrF/DrsH-like family protein translates to MSTDTQPTPDGAPSAEEFEALQSRIDELEDELAAVRTDVDDDTQKMVIIATKGTLDMAYPPLILASTAAAFGYDVTVFHTFWGLEILHEEKADDLKLSSVGNPNMPVPNVVGALPGMDRVTTRMMEKQIADNEVATVRELIETSIDQGVEFQACQMTIDLMGYDEDDFFDEVETGVGAASAFQEMVEADIQLLV, encoded by the coding sequence ATGAGCACGGACACCCAGCCCACCCCCGACGGTGCCCCATCCGCCGAGGAGTTCGAGGCACTCCAGTCCCGCATCGACGAACTGGAGGACGAACTCGCGGCCGTCCGCACCGACGTGGACGACGACACCCAGAAGATGGTCATCATCGCGACGAAGGGGACCCTCGACATGGCCTACCCGCCGCTCATCCTCGCGAGCACGGCGGCGGCCTTCGGCTACGACGTGACGGTCTTCCACACCTTCTGGGGGCTCGAGATCCTCCACGAGGAGAAGGCCGACGACCTCAAGCTCAGCTCCGTCGGCAACCCCAACATGCCCGTCCCCAACGTGGTCGGCGCGCTGCCGGGGATGGACCGGGTCACGACCCGGATGATGGAGAAGCAGATTGCGGACAACGAGGTCGCGACCGTCCGGGAACTCATCGAGACCTCCATCGACCAGGGCGTGGAGTTCCAGGCCTGCCAGATGACCATCGACCTGATGGGCTACGACGAGGACGACTTCTTCGACGAGGTCGAGACCGGCGTCGGCGCCGCGAGCGCCTTCCAGGAGATGGTCGAGGCCGACATCCAGCTGCTGGTCTGA
- a CDS encoding universal stress protein: MVVLVPIDGSDPARAALELALSESPDELLVLHVVDPPRALAAHGHRGLDDAMDAAQDAAERILEAATALAESRGVTVETEVAFGDPARTILEYAALDEVDRVVVGSRGRTGVQRVLLGSVAERVVRRSPVPVTVAR, from the coding sequence ATGGTCGTACTCGTCCCCATCGACGGTTCGGACCCGGCGCGGGCGGCGCTCGAACTCGCCCTCTCGGAGTCTCCCGACGAGCTGCTGGTGTTGCACGTCGTCGACCCGCCACGCGCGCTCGCTGCCCACGGTCACCGGGGGCTCGACGACGCGATGGACGCCGCACAGGACGCCGCCGAGCGCATCCTGGAGGCGGCGACGGCGCTCGCCGAGTCGCGTGGCGTCACCGTCGAGACGGAGGTCGCGTTCGGCGACCCCGCACGGACCATCCTCGAGTACGCGGCGCTGGACGAGGTCGACCGCGTCGTCGTCGGGAGCCGCGGCCGGACCGGGGTCCAGCGCGTCCTGCTCGGTAGCGTCGCCGAAAGGGTCGTCCGCCGGTCGCCCGTCCCGGTCACCGTCGCGCGGTGA
- a CDS encoding universal stress protein, producing the protein MTRHVLVPTDGSPLARQALRHALREFPDADITVLHVVDLFEPTYGEHQGFEPTYEHMMGTAEWYEATERVTETILGAARDLAEDYGREVTTDSDIGDVDRVVLSYAEEEDVDHIVLGAHGREGADRPFFGSVADTVARRASVPVTLVR; encoded by the coding sequence ATGACGCGACACGTTCTGGTCCCCACCGACGGGTCACCGCTGGCGCGCCAGGCGCTCCGGCACGCCCTGCGAGAGTTCCCGGACGCCGACATCACCGTCCTGCACGTGGTCGACCTGTTCGAGCCGACCTACGGCGAGCATCAGGGGTTCGAGCCGACCTACGAGCACATGATGGGCACGGCGGAGTGGTACGAGGCCACCGAACGGGTGACCGAGACCATCCTCGGCGCGGCGCGCGACCTCGCCGAGGACTACGGCCGCGAGGTGACGACCGACTCCGACATCGGTGACGTCGACAGGGTGGTGCTGAGCTACGCCGAGGAGGAGGACGTGGACCACATCGTGCTGGGCGCCCACGGCCGCGAGGGGGCAGACAGGCCGTTCTTCGGCAGTGTCGCCGACACCGTCGCCCGGCGTGCCTCTGTGCCGGTGACGCTCGTCCGGTGA
- a CDS encoding plastocyanin/azurin family copper-binding protein, whose protein sequence is MSAEPVAVSRRTFLRTAAGAGALAGATGAATAQDGTTHTVDMTDGLVFDPDEITIEPGDTVVWENVGSIGHSVTAYEDDIPEEAEYFASGGFDSEQAARDAYPDGEVGGGGTYEHTFEVEGTYEYFCIPHEGAGMLGTVNVGTGGSTPTSGGGGLVPQVPDSARSLVVGTLVAGLSVLGLAYFFMRYGGDYGTEE, encoded by the coding sequence ATGTCCGCAGAGCCAGTCGCCGTCTCGCGTCGAACCTTCCTCCGAACGGCAGCCGGTGCCGGTGCGCTCGCCGGCGCGACTGGCGCCGCCACCGCACAGGACGGCACCACCCACACGGTCGATATGACCGATGGGCTCGTGTTCGACCCGGACGAGATAACCATCGAACCCGGCGACACCGTCGTCTGGGAGAACGTCGGCTCCATCGGGCACAGCGTCACCGCGTACGAGGACGACATCCCCGAGGAGGCCGAGTACTTCGCGAGCGGCGGGTTCGACAGCGAGCAGGCCGCGCGCGACGCCTACCCCGATGGGGAGGTCGGCGGCGGCGGCACCTACGAGCACACCTTCGAAGTCGAGGGTACCTACGAGTACTTCTGCATCCCCCACGAGGGCGCCGGGATGCTCGGCACGGTCAACGTCGGCACCGGCGGCAGCACGCCCACCAGTGGCGGCGGTGGCCTCGTCCCGCAGGTGCCGGACAGCGCACGGTCGCTCGTCGTCGGCACGCTGGTGGCCGGCCTCTCGGTGCTGGGGCTGGCATACTTCTTCATGCGCTACGGCGGCGACTACGGGACCGAGGAGTGA
- a CDS encoding DUF7557 family protein — protein MTYTLEISDELKERMERHLEEDETMEEFVEELVSVYETEGSFLREGYSE, from the coding sequence ATGACCTACACACTCGAGATAAGCGACGAACTGAAAGAGCGGATGGAGCGGCATCTGGAGGAAGACGAGACGATGGAGGAGTTCGTCGAGGAACTCGTCTCGGTGTACGAGACGGAGGGGTCCTTCCTGCGGGAGGGCTACTCGGAGTAA
- a CDS encoding helix-turn-helix transcriptional regulator, with translation MTRPGAVGFVVLLVVASVAPALALSAAAGGVGAPGGPAVAQVGNQEVDSTEFRIRVYENTSARWTFVYKVNLNNESEREDFRAYADRFNSQETELYTNFKERTRSVTAQGTNATGREMNASGFSKDARITTLTDNQGIVRMSFRWSNFATRVDGTVEMGDVFAGGFYIGPGQRLVVQHGPNLRFQSAAPQPILDEDSLATSDTLTWVGERSFVDERPQVRLVPPSTPTPTDGSSEPTTSATSPANGSTGFLPILGLGVVVLLGLGAALAYGAGALPGRDDGGDAAADDASGSGGTGGGAAAEAGDAGATGAAGAAGTVDAPPEPAVSDEELLEDDERVMRLLEENGGRMKQVNIVEETGWSKSKVSMLLSDMEEEEQISKLRVGRENIISKRGMEPDAAGSPFDDEE, from the coding sequence ATGACACGGCCGGGTGCGGTCGGATTCGTGGTACTCCTCGTGGTCGCCAGCGTCGCGCCCGCGCTGGCGCTGTCAGCCGCGGCCGGCGGCGTCGGCGCGCCGGGCGGTCCCGCGGTCGCACAGGTCGGGAACCAGGAGGTCGACTCCACCGAGTTCCGTATCAGGGTCTACGAGAACACCTCGGCACGGTGGACGTTCGTCTACAAGGTGAACCTGAACAACGAGTCCGAGCGCGAGGACTTCCGGGCGTACGCCGACCGGTTCAACTCCCAGGAGACGGAACTCTACACGAACTTCAAGGAGCGCACGCGGAGCGTCACCGCGCAGGGGACAAACGCCACGGGCCGGGAGATGAACGCCTCCGGCTTCTCGAAGGACGCGCGAATCACCACGCTGACGGACAACCAGGGCATCGTCCGGATGAGCTTCCGCTGGTCGAACTTCGCGACGCGCGTCGACGGGACGGTCGAGATGGGTGACGTGTTCGCGGGCGGCTTCTACATCGGCCCGGGCCAGCGGCTCGTCGTGCAGCACGGGCCGAACCTCCGGTTCCAGTCCGCCGCACCACAGCCGATTCTCGACGAGGACTCGCTGGCCACGAGCGACACGCTGACCTGGGTCGGTGAACGGTCGTTCGTCGACGAACGGCCGCAGGTCCGGCTCGTCCCGCCGTCCACCCCCACGCCGACAGATGGGTCCAGTGAACCAACGACGTCGGCGACATCCCCCGCCAACGGTTCGACGGGCTTCCTCCCGATTCTCGGACTCGGCGTGGTCGTGCTGCTCGGCCTCGGAGCCGCGCTGGCCTACGGCGCGGGCGCGCTCCCGGGCCGCGACGATGGCGGGGACGCGGCGGCAGACGACGCGAGCGGCTCCGGCGGTACGGGCGGGGGAGCCGCGGCCGAGGCCGGCGACGCAGGGGCGACGGGCGCGGCAGGCGCCGCGGGCACAGTCGACGCCCCCCCTGAACCGGCCGTCTCCGACGAGGAACTGCTAGAGGACGACGAGCGCGTGATGCGGCTGCTCGAGGAGAACGGCGGCCGGATGAAGCAGGTCAACATCGTCGAGGAGACCGGCTGGTCGAAATCGAAGGTCTCGATGCTCCTCTCGGACATGGAGGAGGAAGAGCAGATATCGAAGCTCCGGGTCGGGCGCGAGAACATCATCTCGAAGCGTGGGATGGAGCCGGATGCCGCGGGGTCGCCGTTCGACGACGAGGAGTGA
- a CDS encoding CoA-binding protein, with amino-acid sequence MPVDSDAALREILEMDTIAVVGMSDTPGKAAHGVPRYLIEHGYDVIPVNPTADEIQGRPAYDSLSEVEEEVDVVDVFRPSEEVAGIVDEVLARDDVAAVWLQLNIRDDDAGARVEESGRTFVQDRCIKVVHRRLLG; translated from the coding sequence ATGCCTGTCGACTCCGATGCGGCACTGCGCGAGATACTCGAGATGGATACCATCGCCGTGGTCGGGATGTCCGACACCCCCGGGAAGGCCGCACACGGCGTCCCGCGCTATCTCATCGAACACGGCTACGACGTGATTCCGGTCAACCCGACCGCCGACGAGATACAGGGCCGGCCCGCCTACGACTCGCTTTCGGAGGTCGAGGAGGAGGTCGACGTGGTCGACGTGTTCCGACCCAGCGAGGAGGTCGCCGGCATCGTCGACGAGGTGCTCGCGCGCGACGACGTGGCCGCGGTGTGGCTCCAGCTGAACATCCGCGACGATGACGCCGGCGCGCGTGTCGAGGAGTCGGGCCGGACGTTCGTCCAGGACCGCTGCATCAAGGTCGTCCACCGGCGGCTTCTGGGCTGA
- a CDS encoding DUF5798 family protein, with protein MALGGATKKLQQIVDMAEETYKRLNELRDQVQQMRETVIDTNRRVRRLERDLDDQGALVEALARDADVDVEQVLAEAAIEEAEPGEPDPAPDARADAGEGDGSRTDEGVADAEGTGS; from the coding sequence ATGGCCCTCGGAGGCGCGACGAAGAAGCTCCAGCAGATCGTCGACATGGCAGAGGAGACGTACAAGCGACTGAACGAACTGCGCGACCAGGTCCAGCAGATGCGCGAGACGGTCATCGACACCAACCGACGGGTCCGCCGGCTGGAACGGGACCTCGACGACCAGGGGGCGCTCGTCGAGGCGCTCGCCCGCGACGCCGACGTGGACGTCGAGCAGGTGCTCGCGGAGGCGGCTATCGAGGAGGCCGAACCCGGTGAGCCGGACCCTGCACCCGACGCGCGCGCCGATGCGGGGGAGGGCGATGGGTCCAGAACTGACGAGGGAGTCGCCGACGCCGAAGGGACGGGGTCGTAG
- a CDS encoding DUF7548 family protein yields MDRTKAAPTLGIVGCLLVLAALVWPYLQETASSVSTYYGSGAVTPLAAGLLAFVSIIVFAAGREERSDPALVAGAALVFGLFVLAIDVSFAFTARVDVLGGNAASLTYQRWVLAAVSVVPAVSAGWYARTLGLL; encoded by the coding sequence ATGGACCGGACGAAAGCGGCCCCGACGCTGGGCATCGTTGGCTGTCTGCTCGTGCTGGCGGCGCTGGTGTGGCCGTACCTGCAGGAGACGGCGTCGTCGGTGTCGACGTACTACGGGTCGGGCGCCGTGACGCCGCTGGCCGCTGGCCTGCTCGCGTTCGTGAGCATCATCGTCTTCGCCGCTGGGCGCGAGGAGCGCTCGGACCCGGCGCTGGTGGCGGGCGCCGCGCTCGTGTTCGGCCTGTTCGTCCTCGCCATCGACGTCTCCTTCGCGTTCACCGCGCGGGTCGATGTCCTCGGCGGCAACGCTGCGTCACTCACCTACCAGCGGTGGGTCCTCGCCGCCGTCTCGGTCGTGCCTGCGGTCAGCGCGGGCTGGTACGCACGGACGCTGGGACTGCTCTGA